A stretch of DNA from Brevibacterium sp. CBA3109:
CGCCCGCTCTTGGCGCAGCTGCGAAGCCAGGGGCCCGACCACACCCCGGGCCCGGCTCGCATTCAGGGACCGAGCAACCACTTCCCAGCCGACGTGAACTTCGACGCCGCGAGGCCGAAGCAGCTGCCGCCGACGGTGCCCCGACGGCCGTCTACTCCGATGCCCCGCCTGTCTACCCGGACTCCACTCAGCCACAGCCCGCGGTCAGCAGCGGAACCGACCCCCGCCTCGGCGCCTCTGCGGGTGCTGCGGCTGCCGACCGCGACGGAAGCCGTCGCAGCAGGGGGCGGAAGCAGAAACCCGAACGTGAGCCGCTGGGCCCCATTCGCGGCACCATCCGCACCTTCGGCGAACTCTGCATCACGGCCGGAATGGTTCTCATCCTGTTCGTGGTCTGGCAGCTGGTGTGGACCGACTTCGAAGCCAACCGCGACAACGAGGTACTGGCAGACAAGCTCACCGAAGACTGGTCGAACCAGGATCCGAACGAGCTTCCGGACGACCCGGACGAACCCGTCGTGGCAGATCCGGTGGAGAAGAACCACGCGTTCGGCATCTTCTACATTCCGCGCTTCGGTGACGACTACTACCGCACGGCCGCCGAGGGTGTCGATCTCGAACCCGTTCTCAACCGGATGGGTGTGGGTCGATACCCGAATTCGGCGATGCCGGGCGAAGTCGGAAACTTCTCGATCGCCGGCCACCGCGTCACCTA
This window harbors:
- a CDS encoding class E sortase — its product is MSTAPALGAAAKPGARPHPGPGSHSGTEQPLPSRRELRRREAEAAAADGAPTAVYSDAPPVYPDSTQPQPAVSSGTDPRLGASAGAAAADRDGSRRSRGRKQKPEREPLGPIRGTIRTFGELCITAGMVLILFVVWQLVWTDFEANRDNEVLADKLTEDWSNQDPNELPDDPDEPVVADPVEKNHAFGIFYIPRFGDDYYRTAAEGVDLEPVLNRMGVGRYPNSAMPGEVGNFSIAGHRVTYGKPLNQIAKLRPGDEIVVQTKDGFYTYTFRNFDIILPDAVEVLAPVPNEPTYKGKDRILTMTACNPMFSARERYIAYAELTDWTPAGNGAPESIKDSKAYDKVSKNGGA